The genomic segment TCTTCTGTTATGACATTCGCAGGGATAGGCTTAAATTCCTGGGTCTTGTTATTGGGGTTGATGGTATCAAGATGATTCCGTAAATCCCTGATTAATTTCTTGGGGGAAAGCGGTTTTTCGCTCAAATCGGTCGGGCAATTTGCCCGGCAGCGGCCACACCTCATGCAGGCATCCAAGTCAACCAGATTCTTCCACGGAAATTCCTTTATGGTCGAAACGCCGAAGGTTTCCGCCTTTTCCAAATCCGGCGTATTCAATACCCCGCGGTGTTTGAGATCGGAAAAGAAAATGCTTAAAGGTCCCGTGAATATATGCCACAACTTTGAATACGGTATATAAGCGATAAAAACCAATGTCAAAGTGGAGTGGATAAACCATAACATGGGATAAACGCTGACCAACCCTTCTTCTGACATTCCGGCAAAACCCCATAACCGTGCGACGACGGTTCCGATAGGCGCCCATTTCAATACTTCGCCCCCTTGGGCAAGCGCGGTTACATTTATTCTCAAGCCTTCCATCAAGAATCCCAAAGCGGCAATGCAGAATATCAGGAAGACGGAAAAGGCATCCGGTATTGTTTTATCCAGGTTGGAAGAACCGATAATAAAGCGTCTGGTAAATGCAAGTATTAATCCTGACAATAACGCCAGACCGGCAATATCCATGGCAAGCGAAAAACCCCGGTAAAAATTGCCTTCAAGGAATATAATGCCGAAATCCGCCTGGACAAGGACAATGAGTGTCCCGATATAAAGCAGACCAAACCCGTAAAAAATGAACGAATGCACAAGCCCGCCAAAGGCTTCGCTCAAGATACGGCGGTGGAAAAGGGCATAGACAATCACACGCCAGATTCTTACCGGGTAGTTGTTAAATCGGTTATCCGACTGTCCAATGCGCCAGAGATTATAGCGCCTGAATATGCCAAGGGTAAAAATGACCGCGGCAAAGACGAAAAGTATGTAATGAAGGGCTTTTAAGAGCGCCGGAACTTGCCAGTAAACCTCGTGTGAAATCATCTTTGTTTATCTCCACGTAATTATATTATATTGCAGAGTAATGTGTCAATTTATTTGATGAAGATGATTTAATTGATAGAATATCCCCCTGCTGGACTCTTTATTATCGGGGACCCCCGCAAACCCGTCCCTAGGTCACAGAGATCTCGGGATAAGACGGGATGGAGAGGAGTGCAGAATTATGAATACACGGCTAAAACAATATTTCCTGCTGATATTCCTTGTTATCCTATTAAGCCCCTTGGCTTTATTGGCAGGTGATATCAGCCTGGAACAATCACTCCTGTGTTCAGATAAGCTACAATCAGGCGATTATGACGAATTAACTATCGATTGGCTGGATTATATTAAGCAAAACCCGGAAGCCCCTTTAGCCGAGTGTTTATTGAAGGCATTACCGGGATTGCGACCGTATCTTAAAAGTGATGAGACACTGGTAAAACGGCTGGAAGATTTATACAATAATAAATCCGTCAAAGGATTTAACCGCCTGCTTATCACAAAGAATCTGGTTGATTTATACACCGTGCAAAACAGGAGCGAAGAAACAGCCAAACTTGCCAAAGAACTCGGCTATATCAAGGACTGGGCGTTTATGGGACCATGGGGATTTACCAACTGGTCATCATTCGATATCCCGTTCCTGCCTGAAGAAAAACTTGATTTCGCATCCGCCCTTATACACGAAAGGAAGGAATTATCCTGGAGAATATTGCCTGAAGTATCAATACCGGAGCCGGTTAATTTCTTCAATTACATCCCAAAGGCCGGCGCGGTTTACGGAATCGCCCAGATGGAACTGGTTAAACCGGAACATGGCTATTTAATCATCAACTCGGCAACAGCATTTAAATTATGGGTAAACTCTTCCCCCGCCTTTGAGGCAGACCGTTTGCGTAATTTGCTGCCCCAGGAATTTATTATTCCGGTCAGCCTCTCTGCCGGATGGAACCGCGTCATGATTAAAACCATCTTCGGGGAAGGGAACGGACAATTCCGTATGCAACTGTTGGATAAGGACTATAAACCGTTTGAAGGCATCAGGCACGAAAACAAGCTGAAACTAAATGAGATCGCCACCGATACCCCCCCCCAATCGCAACCGATTGATTCTTCCGCAATCAGCTATTATATCTCAAAGCCTGAACGAACTGTATATGATGCGCTTGCCTTAGGTCTCCTCTATTTGTTTAATGCCGATTACGACCGGTCATATGCTTGTATGGAAACAGCCGGCCAACTTGCACCTAATGATGTCTATCTAAAATACTATCTCGCGTTGGTTTGCGAGACATCCCCGCTGATGCCGGCCAATTACCGCCAGAACAAGGTCCAGGGCTTGGCGGAGAAAATATTAATCGCCGAAAGCAAGTTTCTGCCGGCATACCAGTTAAAAGCCCGGTATTACGAAACAAACGATAAACCGGAAGAGGCGTTATCCGAAATAAACAAGGCGTTAAAGATTAATCCCGGATTCCTATACGGATGCCTTTACGGCGCTTCAATTTGCAATAAGCTGAACTGGGAATATGAATCCTATGAATACATCGAAAATGCAAAGATAATCGCCCCCCAAAATCCCATGGTTCTTTCATACGAGGCAAACCGCTTCTGGCGCAACAAGAACTACGAAAAAACCCTGGAAATCTATCTCGGCATTGCCAAACAATATGCACCGGCTTACGATTCTCTCGTTGTTTTATATAACGAAATGGGCAGCTTAAAAGAAGCCATCGGCATTTATCAAGCCATGCTTAAAGCCAAGCCGAATAATCCGGCACTTCTGGAAAGCCTGGCTCAAGCGTTTGTCAATGCGGAAGATTATGAAAACGCCTTGAAACAGTATGCGAAGCTTATTGAACTCGTTCCGCTTGAAGGACGTTACCAAAAGGCTGTCGGAAACGCTTATTTTAATGCGGGTAAAAAAGACGAGGCTATCGCCTCGTACCAAAAATCGCTCGAACTCAACCCGTCAGATATCCCGCTCAGGCGATATCTTAAATATACCAAGCCGGATGATGCCAAACCGGGAGCAAACGGTGCGAAAGGAGACGATTTCGGCAAAGAGCATTATATAGATGTAACCTCGCTCATTCCTTCGGCGCCGACCAGGAAGGATTTTCCGCATGCCAATATCGTTTACCTCGCTGACCAGGCGATTGTCCGCATTTACGAAGACGGCTCGCACAGCGAAATAATACACCAGGCATACCGCATCCTTAACGAGGAAGGCGTGGAAAAATACAGCACGGTCCGGTTTTACGGTTCGGGCGAACCGCCGGAACTTATGGAGGCGCGCACTTACCGCCCGGACGGACAGATGATGGAGCCGGCTCTGGTCCAAAAAGAGGAACTGACCATGCCCGGAATAACCATTAATAGCATCGTGGAATATAAATACCGGGTGGATTACCCCTGGAAACCGTATTTCCAGTTTAACTTCCCCAAGTTTTATTTCCAGGACCCGGCTTACGACGCCCCGTTCCTTGTTTCACAACTCGTAATAATCGCGCCCAAGGGATTCCCGATAAAATATTCCCAGCGCAATTTTAAGGATAAGCCGAGGATTTCCGAGCAAAGCGACACCGTCACCTACAGCTGGACCGCAGTCCAGACCGAACGCCTAGAGCCGGAATCCAATATGCCGCACATAGACGAAGTCCTTCCCAACGTCATGGCAGGTGAGAACCGCTATGATTGGGACGACATCAACCAATTGTACAAGGAATTTTATCTGCGCCGGACTATTGTCACGGAACAAATAAAAAAAGAAAGCGCGCGCCTTACGGCCGGCAAAAAGACCGTTAAGGAAAAAGCCGAAGCGATTTATTACTTCGTGAACGAACTGGTCAAAGAAGGACAGGGCGGCGAATCAAACGCGCATGGCATCCTCTTAAGCCATACCGGCAACCGCCTGATTTTATTAAAGGCATTGCTGGATGCCACGGGGATAGAAAGCCATTTCGCACTGGTGCGCCAGCCGCCCAGCCTGTGCCCTGAACCGGACTGGGATTTCCCGAATTATGAATATTTCACCGGACGCGAGGAAACCGCCGGACAATTGCTATTGGTGATGCAAGAAAATGGCGAACCACTCTGGATTTGCGGGGATTACCGCTATCTCGCCTTCGGCGATTTGCCTGATTACACCCAGGGAGGAAAGGC from the Planctomycetota bacterium genome contains:
- a CDS encoding 4Fe-4S dicluster domain-containing protein, coding for MISHEVYWQVPALLKALHYILFVFAAVIFTLGIFRRYNLWRIGQSDNRFNNYPVRIWRVIVYALFHRRILSEAFGGLVHSFIFYGFGLLYIGTLIVLVQADFGIIFLEGNFYRGFSLAMDIAGLALLSGLILAFTRRFIIGSSNLDKTIPDAFSVFLIFCIAALGFLMEGLRINVTALAQGGEVLKWAPIGTVVARLWGFAGMSEEGLVSVYPMLWFIHSTLTLVFIAYIPYSKLWHIFTGPLSIFFSDLKHRGVLNTPDLEKAETFGVSTIKEFPWKNLVDLDACMRCGRCRANCPTDLSEKPLSPKKLIRDLRNHLDTINPNNKTQEFKPIPANVITEDTIWACTTCKYCQEHCPVFIEHVDKIVELRRNLVLSESRFPAELKSVFKNLETNGNPWAVGWDKRTNWAQGLNVRILSESPSDKTDYLFWVGCAGATDERNIKVARAFVNILQKAGVDFAILGNEEKCCGDSARRLGNEYLYQSIVQENMEILKKYQFNKIITLCPHCLNTIGNEYNVFPVGGGSKMKLSVIHHTQLLNQLISEGKLKLSGKIDKVVTYHDSCYLGRYNEIYSEPRSVLKSIGSIRLKEMKRNHVDSFCCGAGGGRMWMEEKLGKRINQIRTEEAAKTGADMIATACPYCLTMLEDGIKEKDLTAKMKARDIIELVNDAIQ
- a CDS encoding tetratricopeptide repeat protein, translated to MNTRLKQYFLLIFLVILLSPLALLAGDISLEQSLLCSDKLQSGDYDELTIDWLDYIKQNPEAPLAECLLKALPGLRPYLKSDETLVKRLEDLYNNKSVKGFNRLLITKNLVDLYTVQNRSEETAKLAKELGYIKDWAFMGPWGFTNWSSFDIPFLPEEKLDFASALIHERKELSWRILPEVSIPEPVNFFNYIPKAGAVYGIAQMELVKPEHGYLIINSATAFKLWVNSSPAFEADRLRNLLPQEFIIPVSLSAGWNRVMIKTIFGEGNGQFRMQLLDKDYKPFEGIRHENKLKLNEIATDTPPQSQPIDSSAISYYISKPERTVYDALALGLLYLFNADYDRSYACMETAGQLAPNDVYLKYYLALVCETSPLMPANYRQNKVQGLAEKILIAESKFLPAYQLKARYYETNDKPEEALSEINKALKINPGFLYGCLYGASICNKLNWEYESYEYIENAKIIAPQNPMVLSYEANRFWRNKNYEKTLEIYLGIAKQYAPAYDSLVVLYNEMGSLKEAIGIYQAMLKAKPNNPALLESLAQAFVNAEDYENALKQYAKLIELVPLEGRYQKAVGNAYFNAGKKDEAIASYQKSLELNPSDIPLRRYLKYTKPDDAKPGANGAKGDDFGKEHYIDVTSLIPSAPTRKDFPHANIVYLADQAIVRIYEDGSHSEIIHQAYRILNEEGVEKYSTVRFYGSGEPPELMEARTYRPDGQMMEPALVQKEELTMPGITINSIVEYKYRVDYPWKPYFQFNFPKFYFQDPAYDAPFLVSQLVIIAPKGFPIKYSQRNFKDKPRISEQSDTVTYSWTAVQTERLEPESNMPHIDEVLPNVMAGENRYDWDDINQLYKEFYLRRTIVTEQIKKESARLTAGKKTVKEKAEAIYYFVNELVKEGQGGESNAHGILLSHTGNRLILLKALLDATGIESHFALVRQPPSLCPEPDWDFPNYEYFTGREETAGQLLLVMQENGEPLWICGDYRYLAFGDLPDYTQGGKAFVINNRGKHQFVTIPKSIIEDRSSRMELTFLLDNSNNVSLEVNIAYAGALSSYRKNNFIAMDEKERSGALEKELGLVYQGLEVKSVSFNNLSSQSEPLVIKLKCLVNGFVTEAGEELKCRNGLSPLNLTGKFSEESSRRFPLQIKEPFYNHEKSRFLFPEGADIAWIPESATITATCGFYTLVTKQETENGKTVVSIERVIHLEPAKIMPADYPAFIEFCREVDYMETRPIRFTLKESGNGKAPPK